AGTTCGATATTATTAAAGCGAAAATACATATTTTACTTAATTATAACGAGgtgataaatatatatataaaaaatatgcgTATTGCATTTATTGATTTGAGCACTGCAAATCAGTTGTTAGTAGTACCATTTTATCAATTCCTCGCCTATGGTATCGGACTCCTCCTGAACTCCTTTTGTAGGATATCGTGCAGCTCTCTCTTCATCACCGCCACCTCGTGCTTCTAGTGGGTAAATATATTGTCCAACAACCTAAAATCGAATAAATTCCTTCATACATATCGATGGAGCTAGCAAAtcatttttatattctttaagtttaaattttgtatattttattTACTTGATTGAATTGACATACAACAACGTACTCATTTTTATCTAAGCTGTGTGATGACCCGCCAtatcatcatgccacataggcgtCATTTGGTATATATTAAtgtcatgtggaagcttacataagaagaaggctagcatttgtgagaagattctagagaggtatgaGCATTTCCTttggaagaacctagatccttatggatttgctaggaaagtctttgaaatcttctaggcttgtagaaaattctagaaaaagccttatcttgtaaatatcaaggattTGTGtagtaattaatatttacacactagcccctaggagactagtatataaatggggtcattcatttgtatttcatcaagcaaacaattcaagttctctctaatacaaagctttcTTGAACAATTCTCTTGTATTCTTtattccattctcttagcgatcttaaAGGTAGTAAgactgacttggcatagcaagaacgtgagcaagttgtgcaagatcgtgagcgagttgtcaagtgtcgcacgtgtacttagttaacaactaaggacgtgacaacgtggtatcagagcaaaggTTTCAACTAAGGGAATGGCGAACGACGGAGAAATTAACGTTGCCAACACCCAAGCCAACGTCATCCAGGATGTTGTTGGCAAGAGCGGCCGTAGCAAAAAGAGGAATGCCACCAACAAGACCCAGGAGGTGCCACCTAAGGTTGTGCCAAACGAAGGGCTTACATCCCAAGAGCCATCTGCCACTGAGGCGAGCGAGGATGAAGTGAAGGTCCTTCCAGAGGACGTCTCGCTCggtaaagagtgggtgatgaagatgaacACGGGGATGGATGCCGTGGAGATATTTGTCCAACGCTTGGGGAAGGTGGAAGACACCCTTAATGTTCTTGAGGAgcacactcttgaagagattgagTGTATCAGAAATGACTTGGAGGGACGTACACAGACTGAGATGGAAATAAGGCAAACCATCACTGCCTTagagtgcagactcatggaggctttgagtactatcgatgctatgaaggcaaagatagagtcactcgagGAGCATGTCAATGCTGGCATGACCGAGGTAGCCAGTAATGTTGTGGTGACGAAGGAGGCCAATATCGAGGCTCCCAAACCACCGGTGTTCAAAGGTGTTCGTgatgcacaagaagtggaaaacttcctttggcacttggagaactacttcaggCACGGCAAAGTGAGGGAAGACGAGGCCAAGATCAATACTGTGGTATTTTACCTCTCAAAGACTGCCATGctatggtggagaaggaagatggCCGACGTGGATAAAGGTCTAGGTACTATTAGCACATGGGATCAGCTCAAAGCAGAGTTCAAGcgacagttctttccaaacaatgtcttgtaCGAGGCAAGGCGCAAGCTTAGGGAATTGAAGCAAACAGGGAGCATACACAACTATGTCAAGgagttcactacccttatgcttcaaatccccaacctgaccaatgatgacttgttgttccacttcatggacgggttgcaaaattgggctaagcaggagttgcaacgccgacaagtcactgatatagaccaagccatagtgGAGGCTGAATCATTGATGGATTTCAGGCATGACAAGCATGAAAAAGGCAATGGCAGGGAGTCAAAGGTTAACAATGTCAAAGGTGGGGGAGATCGTGGAAAAGTcaaggagatacaacaacaatactccaagactcaaGACTTCAAAAAGTCGAGTGGTCTTCAGGGCTACGCCGAGAAGAAGGCACAGGTCGAGAAGAAGGGATGCTATATATGCGGAGGGCCACATGGCTTTAGGAATTGTCCTGACCTCAAGAGCCTCAATGCCATGGTACGTGAGCGGAAGGAGCAGCCACAAGGAGAGAGTTCGGGAATCGCATAGTTGGGTATGATCAGATTATGTAGTGCTGTCACGAAGCAAGCTATCCAACCTACTGAGAATGGCAATCAGTACGtggatctcaccatcaacaacaagccCGCTCGTGCAATGGTGGACACTGGAGAAACTCATAATTTCGTGACTGAGGCTGCTGCAAAGAGACTGGAATTGAAGCTTGCTCCAACCAACTCTCGCGTCAAGACCGTGAATGCCGAGATACAGAATGCTCGTGGGGTAGCTAatggagttggtgtcaaattgggaacttggaaaggtatgacaaactttaccgtaactgctatggatatctttgacatcatactggggcaagagttctttagacattgtcatactttAATCGACCCCTACCTCCAACGTCTCTTGGTTATGGAGCGAGAAGGAGCTTGCATGGTACCTACAATGACTATGCCACACAAATAGAGCCAAGCACAACTCTCAGCTGTGCAGGTTGTTAAGGGGATCAAGAAGGGGGAACCGACGTTCGTGGAAACCATCACAAGTCTGGAGGAAGGAAAGAGTTTTCAAGAGACACTGTCGCCTTGCATAGAGAAGTTGCTTGAGGAGAACAAAGATGGCATGCCCGAGGAGTTTCCTAAGCACTTGCCGCCCAGGCGAGaggtggatcacaagattgagttagagccaggggctaagccacccgcatttgccccatatcgtatggcacctccCAAGCTAGAGGAGCTCAGGAAACAATTGAAGGAGCTGCTAGATGCTGGTCACATTCGCCCATCAAAGGCACCTTTTGGCGCACCAGTATTGTTCTAGAAGAAGAAGGATCGATCGTTGCGTTTGTGCATAGACTGTCGAGAACTTAATAAGGTCACcgtgaagaataagtacccgatCCCGCTCATTGCTaacttgttcgatagacttgggcaagccaagtactttaccaaggtggatcttcgaaagggctactaccaggttcgcattgcggaaggggatgagccaaagacagcatgtgtgacgagatatgggcctttgagtggttggtgatgcccTTCGGCTTAACCATGCACCGGCCACATTTTTCACCCTTATGAACAAGATCTtccatccctaccttgatcagttcgTGGTTGTCTACCTAGACGACATAGTCATCTACAACAACACCTTGGAGGAGCACATGGAgcacttaaggaaggttttccaagtcttgcGAGAGAACGAGCTATACATCAAGAGGGAAAAATGTGAGTTCGCacaatcaaaggtgcacttcttgggccatgtcattagcaatggagagctacgcatggacgaggctaaggtacgtgttatccaggagtgggaggcacctataaaggtaactgagttgagatccttccttggccttgttaactactatcgtcggttcatcagTGGATACTCAACAAAGGCCGCACCATTGACTACTTTGTtaaagaagaacaagccatgGGTTTGGATGGAGCATTGTCAAAAAGCATTTGAATGCCTTAAGACAACTGTAACAGAGGAGCCAGTCTTGGCATTACCTGACTTTGCCAAGACTTTTGAGGTGCACACAGATGCCTCAGACTTTGCCATTGGGGGTGTCCTGATGCAGGATAAGCATCTCATAGCATTTGAGAGCCTCAAGTTAAATGAGATGGAGCGGCGTTACACGGTACAAGAGAAGAAAATGACTGCCATTGTGCATTGCCTTTGtacatggagacattatctgctcgggtcaaggttcgtggtcaagactaataatgtggctactagctactttcagacacagaagaaactcacaccaaagcaggctaggtggcaggatttcttagccgagtttgattatgcgctggagtataagccgggaaaaggtaatgttgtagccgatgccttgagtcggaaagccgagcttgctgcaatcacttcagcgagatgggacattcgggaggctataaaagaaggcatgcaGCATGATCCAGCAGCTAGACAGCTTATCGAGTTAGCTAACAAAGGCAAGACGAGACAGTTTTGGATAGAAGACGGCCTACTACTTACCACAGGTCGGCGGGTCTACGTTCCTAAGTTTGGAGACATTAGACGACGGATCATAAGGGAGAGTCATGACACAATGTGGGCTGGTCATCCAGGTCAACGTTACACTAGGGCCTTGGTTGAGTCAGTCTATTATTGGCCATGCATACGAGATGACATAAAGTGCTATGTGCAGACTTGTCTTGTCTGTCAACAGGACAAGGTTGAACAACAACCCGgaggacttttggagccactacCAGTTGCAAAGCGTCCATGGGAGAGCGTGACTGTGGACTTTATCACTTGCCTACCAAAGTCTGATggttatggtactattatggtgatcgtggatagattttccaaatatgccaccttCATGCCCGCCTCATCAGGTTGCACAGCCAAGGAAGCCGCCAAGCTGTTCTTTAAGAACGTGGTGAAGTATTGGGGCTTACCAAGGCATATAATCAATGATCGAGACCCCCGCTTTACTGGAaacttttggagagagttgttTGACATACTTGGTATGGAGCTACacttttctactagtttccaCCCACAGACGGATGGACAAACGGAACGAGTCAATGCCTTATTAGAATgctacttgaggcattatgtaagcgcgtatcagaaagattgggcaaagctcctagacatcgcccaattctcttataacttgcagcGGAGTGAGTCCACGGGGCGGACACCATTTGAACTAGCCATAGGCCAACAACCACAAGCTCCACATTCATTACCAGCCGCGTTTGAGGGAAAGAGTTTAGGGGCTTATCATATGGCCAAAGGATGGGAGGAGCAGCTCGACATTGCTAAGTCCTACTtggataaggcagctaagaagatgaagaagtttgtGGACCGTAAGCGGCGTCCCACATACTATAGAGttggggacatggtcatggtgaagtttaacccaagacagttcaaggcactacggggcatgcatcagaatctgattcgcaagtatgaggggccatttaagatcgtcgccaaggtaggcaagatctcatacaagcttgacatgccatCGTATCTCAAGATCTACCATGTCTTCCATGCTAGCATGCTTAAGCCATATCATGAAGATAATGATGATTCGAGTAGGGGCCAATCAAGTCGGGCGCCAATGACTATCACTGCCTCGCATGATCGGGAGATTGAGGCTATCATAGATTATTAGGCCAGGCGAAAACAAGGGTAAAAAGCCACCGTTATGTTCCTCGTCCAttggaaagggcaatcaccggaggaggccacgtgggaacgatatgaaaacttgtggcaattcaaagataagatccgaGAGTTTATGCAGCAGCATTGCGCCGCGGTCGTCGCAATATTGGGTGGGGAagagtgtgatgacccgccatgtcatcatgccacataagCGCCATTTGGtatatattaatgccatgtggaagcttacataagaagaaggctagcatttgtgagaagattctagagaggtatggacatttccttaggaagaacctagatccttatggatttgctaggaaagtccttggaatcttctaggcttgtagagaattctagaaaaagcccttatcttgtaaatatcaaggacttgtgtaataattaatatttacacactagcccctaggagactagtatataaagggggtcattcatttgtaattcatcaagcaaacaattcaagttctctctaatacaaagcttccttgaacaattctcttgtgttctttcttccattctctttgCGATCTTAAAGGTAGTAAGGCCGACTTgtcatagcaagaacgtgagcaagttgtgcaagatcgtgagcgagttgtcaagtgccgcacgtgtacttagttaacaactaaggacgtgacatttATATGATAAAAACAAAGTAATAACTTTCAATATATAGCTGATAAAATTACACGTTACGTAAGTAATTTTTTATATTACATGTGTATATCTTTTAATATATCGCAGTATCTTTTCAAGTTACTAATAATTTTACTTTTTATCGAACCGGTACATAcaaattttataattattttatccATATGAAGAATGAATGTGAACTCTTTTGGTATATATTTCGGAATTGATAGGAGGAATATTACCTCTCCAGCGACGGCTTCTGAAACAATGCGGGTGCCTCCAACCTCTGCTTGAGAAACGGTGACACCCTCATCTCTCGCGATGTCTGTCATGTCATCACGGCTTATGGCACCAATACGCTCATTCTCGGCGGCGGCTGACTGCATGATTGACGCTGGGTCACCTTTTGGAACATGACCCAGCGCTACGCTCTCAGCTAACTGCATGATAGGTGGAAATACACGTGTTACAGTGCTTGGTTGAACACTTCAATCTTGATTTTACAGGTGCTGGTTTTTTGGTTCCGTTTAAGCCAGCCAGCTATTGTTTTTCTACTTAAAAGAATAGAAACCAAAGTTTTTCCCGATGTCCTATTTCTCTTGAAATCATTTGACGGAACAAACTTATAAGCATTACGTGGATCGAGATAAAATAATTTAAAGCACGTTCCGCTTTCACTACACCATATCATCTTAAATCATACTCCCTCCCTCCGTTCCTATTTATGTGAACCTCTTTGACTGAgcatgaagtttaagaaaaaataaaaaaatttgaaatttgtGATCCTAAATAAATCAAAAAGGGACCCAgcgtatttgtgtggttataaaagctctcattaagggtagaattgtaagtttaagctaaattgttaccaaatttagaacggagtcattctttttgaaatgaaccaaaaaggaaataagttcacataaattggaacagagggagtacttAATACTACTAGAAATCCGATAAAAAGCGACCATAAaaagcaaccaaagttggtcgcttataggcctaaaagcgaccaaaaaaCGACCAAACATGCATGGTCGCAATATTGAtggtccctttattttagggaccaaagttggtcgctaattagcgaccaactttggtctctaaggtaaaaggaccaaatattccgggtaaagattatagcgaccaactttggtcgctttattattttaataacataattttggcgaccaaagttggtctctaaatgtaaaatacgttatttattattaatcataaaaaagagaccaactttggtctctaatccaaatattatattttaaaatctggaaaatagagaccaagattggtcacttttttattaatttttttaatttttttaaaaaaataagcgaccatagttggtcgctaacttcaagaaatatattttttttaattataagcgaccaactttggtcgctatatttccagaaattattttttttaaaaataaaatagcgaccaaagttggtcgcttttgacAAATCTGAGTTAAATAGTGACCAAGGTTgttcgctattgcccagaaaattggtttttttttaggaaaaagcgaccaactagcgaccaaagttggtcgcttttcttggtatatttttggcagaaactgcctgttttggcagctacaccacctgccagcttaccaaatatcctaaacaggcattttatgccaacaacaacaacaacaataaacaacaacaacaataacaataaaaagcaacaaagtataaagttcaatagaactaacacattaagctaacaaaactaagttaacgcttattacaagcccattcgaaaactgcttctattgtctagttcaaagtatataaagtacttaaggagtgttctttcagcatccttgtccgaaagttggattgcctcgcccgactcattaggtggttgactgcgtatgaattcccccacatCAGCTGTAAAGCGAACCTATAggaaaaattatattgaattagtatttcaaaatttatataaaagtaaatcaaaatacttaatgaaaagtaaaaaaattacATGTATAGTCGACGCtcgaccctcgacccacctttctggatcagtctctttcttattctttacaatacgagtctcattgaataactcatcttacttcattggcatcataaagttgtctggtggctttggtgattatcctcgtggtactattactcagGATGAACTTAGATACAGAGagtaacttggatacagtacccgacagggtgtgtctttgatcaattgttgttctcattagcgacaatgatggtGAGAAGGCAATAgcatgtgtttcaaacagtgatggtgtaggtaagaatttaacatttcctaagcagataaaagaagaggttatagaggaattctctacttcctcttggaaaatgaagtagagaattcctctataactttttcttttatctatttaggaaatgttaaattcttacctacaccatcactatttgaaacacatgtcattgccttctcatcatcattgtcgctaatgagaacaacaattaaaggcacactatgccaggtactgtgtctaagttattcttggtgaaagttccattgcatgtctaataaagtcatcaaccctttctacaaaatcctcccgcaatcctaaatttcaattcatatcctaaagactcaattcatatcctaaaagttcaattcatacacaaaattttcaattcatatcctaaaagttcaattcatatacaaaaatttcaattcatatcctaaatgttcatctcatatccacaaaagttcaagtcatatcctaaaatttcaatttataaactaaaattccaatacataaaccaaaaatttcaattcatatcctaaaggttcaattcatatcctaaaggttcaacgcatatccacaaaagttcaagtcatatcctaaaatttcaatttataaactaaaattccaatacataaactaatatcctaaaggttcaattcatatcttaaaggttcaactcatatccacaaaagttcaagtcatatcctaaaatttcaatttataaactaaaattccaatacataaactaatatcctaaatgttcaattcatatcctaaaggttcaactcatatccacaaaagttcaagtcatatcttaaaatcttcaatttataaactaaaattccaatacataaacaaatatcctaaaggttcaattcatatcctaaaggttcaactcatatccacaaaagttcaagtgaGGGAACTAGAGAGAAAATAGAGATTTTGGGGAATTATTTTGAAAGAATGGGAGGGAAACCCgattttggtcgctattttgatagcaaaataagttttgactttttgaccaaaatagcgaccaaagttggttgctatttctaaaaaatattaaattacttttaattcaatttaaaattatgtacatatgtagtataaatttaggattttaattcaatttaagctatatatatataaataaataaatatataatatataaaaaaatatattatatatatatatatattaattgacaTAAGTCaagacgttttaatttattgttaatatatatacatgcatatgagtaggttataagtcgatgaatcaattttcaagtgtatcaatacccaaaagaacccgtccctgtgttccaagcgcttcatgttcttatatatatatatatacatattatattatactatatatatcgaatataccttgatatataatacacttagtatatatactatactatactatactatactatgcactaagtattagtgcattagctaatactatacacttagtatatataatacacttagtatatatatatactatactatactatgcactaagtattagtgcattaactaatattatatcgaatatagcttttatatatatatatatatatatatatatatatatatatatatatatatatatataacaataaatgaaaacgtctcgacttatatcaattaatatatatatatatatatatataaaagctatattcgatataagtcgagacatttttatttattgttaataaatatatatatatatatatatatatatatatatatatatatatatatatatatatatatatatgcatatgagtaggttataagtcgatgaatcaatttacaagtgtatcaatacctaaaagaacctgtccctgtgttccgagcgtttcatgttcttatatatatatatatatatatatatatatatatgcatatgagtaggttataagtcgatgaatcaatttacaagtgtatcaatacctaaaagaacctgtccctgtgttccgagcgtttcatgttcttatatatatatatatata
This genomic stretch from Nicotiana sylvestris chromosome 9, ASM39365v2, whole genome shotgun sequence harbors:
- the LOC138877849 gene encoding uncharacterized protein is translated as MIRLCSAVTKQAIQPTENGNQYVDLTINNKPARAMVDTGETHNFVTEAAAKRLELKLAPTNSRVKTVNAEIQNARGVANGVGVKLGTWKGMTNFTSQAQLSAVQVVKGIKKGEPTFVETITSLEEGKSFQETLSPCIEKLLEENKDGMPEEFPKHLPPRREVDHKIELEPGAKPPAFAPYRMAPPKLEELRKQLKELLDAGHIRPSKAPFGAPVLF